One genomic segment of Helianthus annuus cultivar XRQ/B chromosome 14, HanXRQr2.0-SUNRISE, whole genome shotgun sequence includes these proteins:
- the LOC110909173 gene encoding cysteine-rich receptor-like protein kinase 2, which produces MSMKSWRLASLWVVVVVLITMAEQVTSQPTDRNSTLLRYYCSKYRGLNDKYFLSNLNTTLSGLRSQLTTSRYATARTLLNGESVWGLAWCRGYLSIPDCLSCFDYAVDQLKVCGFANGAQIIYSDCQLRYENNNFYSEGSNRPIVVLCANTTSPQPTEFRKAAEKLLSDLQIAAPRATNYYAASTRKVAAGNATVYAFAQCHQNISQSDCSKCLQLRTVYSCLPTTSGRSMDNGCFTRYDTTPFFGRNETTDISSLLWDGDSNEKKSIIGAVVGGVSFLLLLLAIFLWHRRSKKAGGGQQDKSTRSIDLLQGPAAYSYNDLKVATNNFSDENKLGGGMHGEVYKGTLENGDEVAIKKTFMTSSRGKKHFKDELKILGNVHHRHLLRLLGYCRKGPHLFLVHEYMENHSLDQFLYGDRTTTLSWKQRFGIIYGTARGLAYLHEQYHVTIIHRDIKTSNILLDNEFQPKIADFGLIRLLPEDKTRLSTELAGSLNSGYVAPEYAIHGHLSEKVDTYSYGVVVLEIVSGKRCKEGIHNKSDTPNLLDHAWNLYESGTHLNLVDDKLDPSEYATEDVIKIIEIALMCTQPTVSARPAMSEVVILLSDNTLEERPRVRSTTDDEVKIQVAMES; this is translated from the exons ATGAGCATGAAGTCATGGCGTCTAGCCAGCctgtgggtggtggtggtggtgctcatAACCATGGCAGAACAAGTGACCTCACAGCCGACCGATAGAAATAGCACTCTGTTGAGATATTATTGTAGCAAGTACAGAGGTCTGAACGATAAGTATTTCTTGAGCAACCTTAACACCACCCTTTCTGGCCTCCGTAGCCAGTTAACCACAAGCCGCTATGCCACGGCACGCACTTTGCTCAATGGTGAGTCAGTATGGGGCCTTGCTTGGTGCAGGGGATATCTTTCCATTCCAGATTGTCTGTCTTGTTTCGACTATGCTGTTGATCAGTTAAAAGTATGTGGGTTTGCCAATGGGGCTCAGATTATTTACAGCGACTGCCAACTCAG GTATGAGAACAATAACTTCTACTCTGAGGGTAGCAATCGGCCTATTGTGGTATTATGTGCCAACACAACATCGCCTCAGCCAACAGAATTCCGAAAAGCAGCAGAAAAGTTATTATCAGACCTTCAAATTGCTGCACCAAGAGCAACAAACTACTATGCAGCTTCTACAAGAAAAGTAGCTGCTGGTAATGCAACCGTGTATGCCTTTGCCCAGTGTCATCAAAACATAAGCCAAAGTGATTGTTCCAAATGCTTACAGTTGAGAACCGTGTATAGCTGTCTTCCTACCACTTCTGGGCGGTCAATGGATAATGGATGCTTCACGAGGTATGACACGACTCCATTTTTTGGACGAAATGAGACAACTGATATTTCATCACTCCTATGGGATG GGgattcaaatgagaagaaatcaaTAATTGGGGCAGTTGTTGGAGGTGTAAGCTTTCTGTTGCTTCTACTCGCAATTTTCTTATGGCATCGCAGATCAAAGAAGGCAGGTGGAGGCCAACAAG ATAAATCAACAAGATCAATCGACCTGTTGCAAGGTCCAGCAGCATATAGCTACAATGATTTGAAAGTGGCAACTAATAATTTCAGCGATGAGAACAAACTTGGCGGGGGGATGCATGGAGAAGTATATAAG GGAACACTCGAGAATGGGGATGAGGTTGCAATTAAGAAAACCTTTATGACCTCTAGCAGAGGAAAGAAACATTTTAAGGATGAACTTAAGATCTTAGGTAATGTTCACCACCGGCATCTTCTACGTCTACTCGGATATTGTAGAAAAGGCCCACACTTATTCCTTGTGCATGAGTACATGGAAAATCATAGCCTGGATCAGTTCCTCTATG GTGACAGAACGACAACTTTAAGCTGGAAACAAAGGTTTGGTATAATCTATGGGACAGCAAGAGGTCTTGCATATCTACATGAACAATACCATGTTACCATCATCCATAGAGATATAAAAACCAGCAACATTCTACTTGACAATGAATTTCAGCCAAAAATTGCAGATTTTGGGCTGATAAGACTACTACCTGAAGATAAGACTCGTCTCAGCACCGAACTGGCAGGGTCATT AAATAGTGGTTATGTAGCACCTGAATATGCCATTCATGGACACTTATCTGAGAAAGTTGATACATACAGCTATGGTGTTGTGGTCCTTGAAATTGTTAGCGGAAAGAGATGCAAGGAAGGCATACATAATAAATCAGACACTCCAAACCTTCTTGATCAT GCCTGGAATCTATATGAGAGTGGCACACATTTGAATCTGGTGGATGACAAACTAGACCCTAGTGAATATGCAACAGAAGATGTAATTAAGATCATAGAGATAGCGTTGATGTGCACTCAACCAACTGTTTCAGCTAGACCTGCAATGTCTGAAGTGGTTATTCTTCTAAGTGACAACACACTTGAGGAAAGACCACGGGTGAGGTCTACGACAGACGACGAGGTGAAGATTCAAGTTGCTATGGAATCATGA
- the LOC110905811 gene encoding uncharacterized protein LOC110905811: MDIPKHGEKWRTWKGLLKSRGYDPSLTSDKIVTQHTNNDDRVNPTQFKELVTRWFTLKFQTTCAAKRLSRSKMKEPHVTGTKSFARLAHEVATKNDGVYLTRGEMCIITTRTHKDESFVDDKAANVVASLKAIANDSASKPIDSHDFINDEYSKVKGTEKRGYVRLVGRMPAIKSNDDSSTNSHTIHELQSVVNVMMNIIQERIPDANLPTVLSNMNIQVPRVGSSAPSNSLPSNEL; encoded by the exons ATGGATATTCCAAAACATGGGGAAAAATGGAGAACGTGGAAAGGTTTATTAAAGTCACGTGGATATGATCCCAGCCTTACTAGTGACAAAATTGTGACGCAACATACTAATAATGACGATAGAGTGAATCCAACTCAATTTAAAGAACTTGTTACTCGTTGGTTCACTCTGAAATTTCAG ACTACATGCGCTGCAAAAAGATTGAGCCGCTCAAAGATGAAGGAGCCTCATGTAACCGGGACAAAGTCGTTTGCTAGACTTGCTCATGAAGTG GCAACGAAGAATGATGGTGTATACCTGACCCGAGGAGAAATGTGTATAATAACAACTCGCACTCATAAAGACGAAAGTTTTGTTGATGATAAAGCAGCTAACGTTGTG GCTTCACTAAAAGCTATTGCAAATGACTCTGCAAGCAAACCCATAGATTCGCATGATTTTATAAATGATGAATACTCAAAAGTTAAAGGCACAGAGAAAAGAGGGTATGTTCGATTAGTTGGAAGAATGCCAGCCATAAAAAGTAACGATGATTCTTCGACTAATTCACATACTATTCATGAGCTACAGAGTGTTGTGAACGTTATGATGAACATTATCCAAGAACGTATCCCCGATGCAAACTTGCCTACAGTTCTTAGCAATATGAACATACAG GTCCCTCGCGTTGGTTCTTCGGCTCCTAGCAACTCGTTACCTAGCAACGAATTATGA
- the LOC110907240 gene encoding activating signal cointegrator 1 complex subunit 2 homolog, translating to MDPAQPPPTMGQLTSSTPPPNSTIPTSTPEIKPTNTTLSANTQTEYTFSYAPTSSAFPQPSGVRRDGYDDGYEKEFGGYEEEGYMYGGDRDQGEYTYVQGQGQCGSQGMQGYGRVPQEQLMIQQIIPQQFPPQGPPIQRQVQQQQHVGQMFQQPPPQQFGPQRPQVQRPMGPPRPRVQLDFPRRHNWDVVRGIEAHFRLVITNNPSPIVIPQNNQGRTFEVRTIFFKVYRSIRV from the exons ATGGATCCCGCACAACCACCACCCACTATGGGTCAACTAACATCATCCACACCTCCACCAAATTCTACCATTCCTACATCAACACCTGAAATTAAACCGACCAACACCACCTTATCCGCAAATACCCAAACTGAGTACACTTTTAGCTATGCTCCTACATCATCAGCC TTTCCACAACCTTCGGGAGTGAGAAGAGACGGGTATGACGATGGATATGAGAAAGAGTTTGGGGGATATGAGGAAGAAGGGTACATGTATGGAGGAGATCGAGATCAAGGGGAGTATACTTACGTGCAAGGTCAAGGTCAATGTGGAAGTCAAGGGATGCAAGGTTATGGTAGAGTTCCTCAAGAACAACTAATGATCCAACAAATTATTCCTCAACAATTTCCACCACAAGGTCCACCGATTCAAAGGCAAGTTCAACAGCAACAACATGTGGGGCAAATGTTTCAACAACCACCACCTCAACAATTCGGGCCTCAAAGACCACAAGTTCAAAGACCGATGGGTCCACCACGTCCAAGAGTTCAATTGGACTTTCCACGAAGACATAATTGGGATGTCGTTAGAGGTATAGAGGCACACTTTAGGCTGGTGATTACCAACAATCCGTCACCAATAGTCATTCCTCAAAACAATCAAGGAAGGACTTTTGAGGTTAGAACGATTTTTTTTAAAGTCTACCGAAGTATAAGGGTTTAG